From Engraulis encrasicolus isolate BLACKSEA-1 unplaced genomic scaffold, IST_EnEncr_1.0 scaffold_40_np1212, whole genome shotgun sequence, one genomic window encodes:
- the LOC134443956 gene encoding protein bicaudal C homolog 1-like encodes MKERMCNSSNSENWRDRRDSASGAGGALGLFPEPDDDLPELLSQLGLGKYIDTFQEQEIDFQTFLTLSDEDLKEVGVLTFGARRKMLLAITDLQRARYRIFGGRGQWETPTNCGRGYSGTEQPLVIGSCQPLGSRTSHYIYYMLWVHFNMHTSVLNLCLWPFFPLAA; translated from the exons ATGAAGGAGCGGATGTGTAACAGCAGCAACTCAGAGAACTGGAGAGACCGAAGAGACTCGGCATCC GGGGCGGGTGGAGCCCTGGGCCTCTTCCCAGAGCCGGATGATGACCTGCCAGAGCTCCTGAGTCAGCTGGGCCTGGGGAAGTACATCGACACCTTTCAGGaacaggag ATTGACTTCCAGACGTTCCTGACCCTGTCAGACGAGGACTTGAAGGAGGTGGGAGTGCTGACGTTTGGAGCCCGGAGGAAGATGCTGCTCGCCATCACAG ACTTGCAAAGGGCCAGATACAGGATATTTGGAGGGCGGGGCCAGTGGGAGACTCCCACGAATTGTGGACGTGGATATAGCGGCACAGAGCAACCATTGGTGATTGGGAGCTGTCAGCCTTTGGGATCCAGGACTTCTCATTACATATACTACATGCTAtgggtgcatttcaatatgcacACTTCCGtcctcaacttgtgcttgtggcctttttTCCCGCtggcagcctag